A window of the Hordeum vulgare subsp. vulgare chromosome 5H, MorexV3_pseudomolecules_assembly, whole genome shotgun sequence genome harbors these coding sequences:
- the LOC123453020 gene encoding uncharacterized protein LOC123453020 isoform X2, with the protein MAKMSCFSILLTGRRQKRVVGDAGKGAGTGNESPRAKPVAVESTDALPQPVAAAVVDKCGDKIVADVVIVVAHKAGEASPVKRDSLSDDFEFDFHPHPNKPVVSDVHGVDKQPLGTVPDAPVVTSGGEEAAAVEVDPSAKLKRSCSNIETKRTGPRDAPGMPVRSRSSGDLPGDLFVVTTPRRAHEASPDASVKTSRTADGVMLKRRSSSQVLPSRSRKLWWRLFLWSHRNLHRPWSARPSDAGTPGGGYTSDTLEEPADRKNKKVVVDESPPQPPSQNQWVAFCADHSLSDRVSEWVSSIDNSGCLRIAEEEDDDNGADQSMDLADDCVARPRAIEAGETSGKGGHGKLAKRCAAADDVAQANSIVQSLNGFSSVAHISGMGLKVVPMIAPFSNLRAVNLSGNFIVHISPGSLPKGLHSLDLSRNKIANVEGLRELTKLRVLNLSYNRISRIGHGLSNCTAIRELYLAGNKISDVEGLHRLLKLAVLDLGFNRLTTAKALGQLVANYHSLLALNLVGNPVQANVGDDALRKAVTDLLPQLAYLNKQPLKPREVATDSVARAALGGSGTGGRRRGASRRLSQSPGSSSSSSRSRSKGRQHHGSSVTARK; encoded by the exons ATGGCCAAGATGAGCTGCTTCTCCATCCTGCTCACCGGCCGGAGGCAGAAACGAGTG GTTGGTGATGCCGGCAAGGGTGCTGGAACTGGGAACGAGAGCCCCAGGGCGAAGCCGGTGGCGGTGGAGTCTACTGACGCGCTGCCGCAGCCGGTTGCCGCTGCCGTTGTGGACAAATGCGGCGATAAGATCGTCGCCGATGTGGTCATCGTGGTGGCGCACAAGGCCGGCGAGGCATCGCCGGTGAAGAGGGACAGCTTGTCTGACGACTTCGAGTTCGACTTCCACCCGCACCCCAACAAGCCCGTCGTATCCGACGTCCACGGCGTGGACAAGCAACCCCTTGGCACCGTGCCGGACGCGCCGGTGGTCACGAGCGGCGGGGAGGAGGCTGCTGCGGTGGAGGTCGACCCATCGGCGAAGCTCAAACGCTCATGCTCGAACATCGAGACGAAGCGGACTGGCCCGAGGGACGCCCCGGGCATGCCAGTGCGGTCGCGCTCCTCCGGCGACCTTCCGGGCGACCTCTTCGTGGTCACCACCCCGCGGCGCGCGCACGAGGCGAGCCCCGATGCGTCGGTGAAGACGTCGCGCACCGCCGATGGCGTGATGCTCAAGCGGCGGTCGTCCAGCCAGGTGCTGCCGTCGCGGAGCCGGAAGCTGTGGTGGCGGCTCTTCCTCTGGAGCCACCGCAACCTGCACCGTCCCTGGTCGGCGCGCCCGAGCGACGCCGGCACTCCCGGCGGCGGGTACACGTCGGACACGCTCGAGGAGCCGGCCGACCGAAAGAACAAGAAGGTGGTGGTGGACGAGTCGCCGCCGCAGCCGCCGTCGCAGAACCAGTGGGTCGCCTTCTGCGCCGACCACTCACTGAGCGACCGCGTGAGTGAGTGGGTTAGCAGCATCGACAACAGCGGGTGCCTCCGCAtcgccgaggaggaggacgatgacAATGGTGCCGACCAGAGTATGGACCTCGCCGACGACTGCGTCGCGCGCCCGCGCGCCATCGAGGCCGGGGAGACGTCGGGTAAGGGAGGCCACGGCAAGCTGGCCAAGCGGTGCGCGGCGGCGGACGACGTGGCCCAGGCCAACAGCATCGTCCAGTCCCTCAACGGCTTCTCGTCCGTGGCGCACATCTCCGGCATGGGCCTCAAGGTCGTGCCCATGATCGCGCCCTTCTCCAACCTCCGCGCCGTCAACCTCTCCGGCAACTTCATCG TTCATATCTCCCCCGGATCGCTGCCGAAGGGCCTGCACTCACTGGATCTGTCGCGGAACAAGATCGCAAACGTAGAGGGGCTCCGGGAGCTGACGAAGCTGCGCGTGCTCAACCTCAGCTACAACCGGATCTCGCGCATCGGCCATG GGCTGTCGAACTGCACGGCGATCAGGGAGCTGTACCTGGCGGGGAACAAGATCAGCGACGTGGAGGGCCTGCACCGGCTGCTGAAGCTGGCGGTGCTGGACCTGGGATTCAACAGGCTCACCACGGCCAAGGCGCTGGGCCAGCTCGTGGCCAACTACCACTCCCTCCTGGCGCTCAACCTGGTGGGCAACCCGGTGCAGGCCAACGTCGGCGACGACGCGCTGCGCAAGGCGGTCACTGACCTCCTCCCGCAGCTCGCATACCTCAACAAGCAGCCCCTCAAGCCGCGGGAGGTGGCCACCGATAGCGTCGCGCGTGCGGCCCTCGGTGGCTCGGGCACAGGGGGACGCCGGCGGGGGGCGTCGCGGCGGCTCAGCCAGAGCCCcggatcgtcgtcgtcgtcgtccaggaGCAGGTCCAAAGGCAGGCAGCACCACGGCTCGAGCGTGACGGCAAGGAAGTGA
- the LOC123453020 gene encoding uncharacterized protein LOC123453020 isoform X1, giving the protein MAKMSCFSILLTGRRQKRVQVGDAGKGAGTGNESPRAKPVAVESTDALPQPVAAAVVDKCGDKIVADVVIVVAHKAGEASPVKRDSLSDDFEFDFHPHPNKPVVSDVHGVDKQPLGTVPDAPVVTSGGEEAAAVEVDPSAKLKRSCSNIETKRTGPRDAPGMPVRSRSSGDLPGDLFVVTTPRRAHEASPDASVKTSRTADGVMLKRRSSSQVLPSRSRKLWWRLFLWSHRNLHRPWSARPSDAGTPGGGYTSDTLEEPADRKNKKVVVDESPPQPPSQNQWVAFCADHSLSDRVSEWVSSIDNSGCLRIAEEEDDDNGADQSMDLADDCVARPRAIEAGETSGKGGHGKLAKRCAAADDVAQANSIVQSLNGFSSVAHISGMGLKVVPMIAPFSNLRAVNLSGNFIVHISPGSLPKGLHSLDLSRNKIANVEGLRELTKLRVLNLSYNRISRIGHGLSNCTAIRELYLAGNKISDVEGLHRLLKLAVLDLGFNRLTTAKALGQLVANYHSLLALNLVGNPVQANVGDDALRKAVTDLLPQLAYLNKQPLKPREVATDSVARAALGGSGTGGRRRGASRRLSQSPGSSSSSSRSRSKGRQHHGSSVTARK; this is encoded by the exons ATGGCCAAGATGAGCTGCTTCTCCATCCTGCTCACCGGCCGGAGGCAGAAACGAGTG CAGGTTGGTGATGCCGGCAAGGGTGCTGGAACTGGGAACGAGAGCCCCAGGGCGAAGCCGGTGGCGGTGGAGTCTACTGACGCGCTGCCGCAGCCGGTTGCCGCTGCCGTTGTGGACAAATGCGGCGATAAGATCGTCGCCGATGTGGTCATCGTGGTGGCGCACAAGGCCGGCGAGGCATCGCCGGTGAAGAGGGACAGCTTGTCTGACGACTTCGAGTTCGACTTCCACCCGCACCCCAACAAGCCCGTCGTATCCGACGTCCACGGCGTGGACAAGCAACCCCTTGGCACCGTGCCGGACGCGCCGGTGGTCACGAGCGGCGGGGAGGAGGCTGCTGCGGTGGAGGTCGACCCATCGGCGAAGCTCAAACGCTCATGCTCGAACATCGAGACGAAGCGGACTGGCCCGAGGGACGCCCCGGGCATGCCAGTGCGGTCGCGCTCCTCCGGCGACCTTCCGGGCGACCTCTTCGTGGTCACCACCCCGCGGCGCGCGCACGAGGCGAGCCCCGATGCGTCGGTGAAGACGTCGCGCACCGCCGATGGCGTGATGCTCAAGCGGCGGTCGTCCAGCCAGGTGCTGCCGTCGCGGAGCCGGAAGCTGTGGTGGCGGCTCTTCCTCTGGAGCCACCGCAACCTGCACCGTCCCTGGTCGGCGCGCCCGAGCGACGCCGGCACTCCCGGCGGCGGGTACACGTCGGACACGCTCGAGGAGCCGGCCGACCGAAAGAACAAGAAGGTGGTGGTGGACGAGTCGCCGCCGCAGCCGCCGTCGCAGAACCAGTGGGTCGCCTTCTGCGCCGACCACTCACTGAGCGACCGCGTGAGTGAGTGGGTTAGCAGCATCGACAACAGCGGGTGCCTCCGCAtcgccgaggaggaggacgatgacAATGGTGCCGACCAGAGTATGGACCTCGCCGACGACTGCGTCGCGCGCCCGCGCGCCATCGAGGCCGGGGAGACGTCGGGTAAGGGAGGCCACGGCAAGCTGGCCAAGCGGTGCGCGGCGGCGGACGACGTGGCCCAGGCCAACAGCATCGTCCAGTCCCTCAACGGCTTCTCGTCCGTGGCGCACATCTCCGGCATGGGCCTCAAGGTCGTGCCCATGATCGCGCCCTTCTCCAACCTCCGCGCCGTCAACCTCTCCGGCAACTTCATCG TTCATATCTCCCCCGGATCGCTGCCGAAGGGCCTGCACTCACTGGATCTGTCGCGGAACAAGATCGCAAACGTAGAGGGGCTCCGGGAGCTGACGAAGCTGCGCGTGCTCAACCTCAGCTACAACCGGATCTCGCGCATCGGCCATG GGCTGTCGAACTGCACGGCGATCAGGGAGCTGTACCTGGCGGGGAACAAGATCAGCGACGTGGAGGGCCTGCACCGGCTGCTGAAGCTGGCGGTGCTGGACCTGGGATTCAACAGGCTCACCACGGCCAAGGCGCTGGGCCAGCTCGTGGCCAACTACCACTCCCTCCTGGCGCTCAACCTGGTGGGCAACCCGGTGCAGGCCAACGTCGGCGACGACGCGCTGCGCAAGGCGGTCACTGACCTCCTCCCGCAGCTCGCATACCTCAACAAGCAGCCCCTCAAGCCGCGGGAGGTGGCCACCGATAGCGTCGCGCGTGCGGCCCTCGGTGGCTCGGGCACAGGGGGACGCCGGCGGGGGGCGTCGCGGCGGCTCAGCCAGAGCCCcggatcgtcgtcgtcgtcgtccaggaGCAGGTCCAAAGGCAGGCAGCACCACGGCTCGAGCGTGACGGCAAGGAAGTGA